One Urocitellus parryii isolate mUroPar1 chromosome 8, mUroPar1.hap1, whole genome shotgun sequence DNA window includes the following coding sequences:
- the LOC113195986 gene encoding histone H3.1 — translation MARTKQTARKSTGGKAPRKQLATKAARKSAPATGGVKKPHRYRPGTVALREIRRYQKSTELLIRKLPFQRLVREIAQDFKTDLRFQSSAVMALQEACEAYLVGLFEDTNLCAIHAKRVTIMPKDIQLARRIRGERA, via the coding sequence aTGGCCCGTACAAAGCAGACCGCGCGTAAGTCCACCGGTGGCAAGGCCCCGCGCAAGCAGCTGGCCACTAAGGCCGCCCGCAAGAGCGCCCCGGCCACCGGCGGCGTCAAGAAGCCTCACCGCTACCGGCCCGGCACCGTGGCGCTGCGCGAGATCCGCCGCTACCAGAAGTCCACCGAGCTGCTGATCCGCAAGCTGCCGTTCCAGCGCCTGGTGCGCGAGATCGCGCAGGACTTCAAGACCGACCTGCGCTTCCAGAGCTCGGCCGTCATGGCGCTGCAGGAGGCCTGCGAGGCCTACCTGGTGGGGCTGTTCGAGGACACCAACCTGTGTGCCATCCACGCCAAGCGCGTCACCATCATGCCCAAGGACATCCAGCTGGCCCGCCGCATCCGCGGGGAGAGGGCGTAA
- the LOC144256598 gene encoding histone H2B type 1-C/E/F/G/I, whose product MPEPAKSAPAPKKGSKKAVTKAQKKDGKKRKRSRKESYSVYVYKVLKQVHPDTGISSKAMGIMNSFVNDIFERIAGEASRLAHYNKRSTITSREIQTAVRLLLPGELAKHAVSEGTKAVTKYTSSK is encoded by the coding sequence ATGCCTGAGCCAGCGAAGTCCGCTCCTGCCCCGAAGAAGGGCTCCAAGAAGGCTGTGACCAAGGCGCAGAAGAAGGACGGCAAGAAGCGCAAGCGCAGCCGCAAGGAGAGCTACTCCGTCTACGTGTACAAGGTGCTCAAGCAGGTGCACCCCGACACCGGCATCTCGTCCAAGGCCATGGGCATCATGAACTCGTTCGTGAACGACATCTTCGAGCGCATCGCGGGCGAGGCCTCGCGCCTGGCGCACTACAACAAGCGCTCGACCATCACGTCCCGGGAGATCCAGACGGCGGTGCGCCTGCTGCTGCCCGGGGAGCTGGCCAAGCACGCCGTGTCGGAGGGCACCAAGGCGGTCACCAAGTACACCAGCTCCAAGTAA
- the LOC113195952 gene encoding histone H2A type 1-H-like produces the protein MSGRGKQGGKARAKAKTRSSRAGLQFPVGRVHRLLRKGNYAERVGAGAPVYLAAVLEYLTAEILELAGNAARDNKKTRIIPRHLQLAIRNDEELNKLLGRVTIAQGGVLPNIQAVLLPKKTESHHKAKAK, from the coding sequence ATGTCTGGACGCGGCAAACAAGGCGGTAAGGCGCGTGCCAAAGCCAAGACGCGCTCTTCCCGGGCGGGCCTGCAGTTCCCCGTGGGCAGGGTCCACCGTCTCCTGCGCAAGGGCAACTATGCGGAGCGGGTCGGGGCCGGCGCTCCCGTCTACCTGGCGGCGGTGCTTGAGTACCTGACGGCTGAGATCCTGGAGCTGGCTGGCAACGCGGCCCGCGACAACAAGAAGACGCGCATCATCCCTCGCCACCTGCAGCTGGCCATCCGCAACGACGAGGAGCTCAACAAGCTGTTAGGCCGCGTGACCATCGCGCAGGGCGGTGTCCTGCCCAACATCCAGGCAGTGCTGCTGCCCAAGAAGACCGAGAGCCACCATAAGGCTAAAGCCAAGTGA